In one window of Helianthus annuus cultivar XRQ/B chromosome 17, HanXRQr2.0-SUNRISE, whole genome shotgun sequence DNA:
- the LOC110925395 gene encoding uncharacterized protein LOC110925395 yields MGGKVDSTVNRGNAPFCFRISGENYHSIGSLMPNNGAQPKFCQLYIYDTENELTNRQAIFSRSEDSSSSYSATLDRKLIEHIKDVLDNDNELVKTYRRARDSLQDSPHVNLKLRLIGTREKDGRRDIVVETQTGTLKRISELHPSYLALQYPILFPYGDDGYRIDIPHRGVIDVVNKKRPNCTMREFFAYRMQDRINQFSLILNSRRLFQQFLVDAYTMIESERLSYIRYQQKDLRSDTYESLRKLKTHGQDDISKAGKRIFLPSSFTGGARYMMQNYLDAMALCKCFGYPDFFITITCNPKWPEVQRFLKDTNLSPEDRPDILSRLFKIKLDSICKDLKKNHLFGKASAVVYTIEFQKRGLPHAHLCLFMEPESKLPTVDHVDGFICAEIPDRNQDPELFMLVKEYMIHGPCGNARLSSPCMVDRKCSKGFPKDFQDHTTLDSNGFLYTEGETMAASIKYLFKYINKGPDRATIAVVQSDNQSDEQVQGEIKEYYDCRYISACEASWRIFANEVHYRRPSVMRLPFHLPGQQPVVFGPDEDINYVLNKPSVKSSMFLSWMERNKDPNDTLARTLTYVQFPNFYVWKLDKRVWEPRQRKTAIGRIHSVPPSLGEAYFLRILLNKVRGPTSFDDIKTVNGHVYDTYRDACYALGLLDDDSEYVEAIKEASLSGSASYIRNLFCTMLLSSSLSRPEVVWESSWKYMTDDFLYRLQKYHRVTALSILEHQLKNYALCEIEKFLLRNNSSLRRFQTMPFPDMSSSGSSDSRLIFEERAYDITHLGNLYDSQLTMLTDEQRSVFEEIMAVVNGKTFLWKTLSAAIRSKGQIVLNVASSGIASLLLDGGRTAHSRFHIPLNLTEDSVCNIIPESDVSKLLHETKLIIWDEAPMVHKHAFKALDRTMNDVFNIDPSLNSDIRFGGKVIVFGGDFRQILPVVPNGGRQEIVNAFLCSSYLWSKCKLLRLTRNVRLTVGRSTEEIEEINSFAKWLLDLGEGNVGGPNDGEATIQIPQDLLITDESDPIASLIDFVYPSILQNINNHNYFSERAILAPKNDEREYLSSDSLCPTEDVNATQQRIYSPDVLNGLKISGLPNHRLVLKVGVPVMLLRNIDQRNGLCNGTRLQVKKLYNRVIEAEIISGANIGTSTYIPRINLIPSDKKIPFAFQRRQFPLSVCFAMTINKSQGQSLSRVGLYLKQPVFSHGQLYVALSRVKTRDGVKLLILDNNGKPTDKTSNVVYKEIFNEL; encoded by the exons ATGGGTGGTAAGGTTGATTCAACGGTTAATAGAGGCAATGCTCCTTTTTGCTTTAGAATTAGTGGAGAAAATTACCATTCAATCGGAAGTCTTATGCCAAACAACGGAGCGCAACCAAAATTTTGCCAACTATACATATATGATACTGAGAACGAACTTACAAACAGGCAAGCGATATTTAG TCGTTCAGAGGATTCATCGTCTTCTTATTCTGCTACTCTTGATCGTAAGTTAATAGAACATATAAAAGATGTTTTAGATAACGACAATGAGTTGGTCAAAACTTACAGAAGAGCTAGGGATTCTCTTCAAGACAGCCCTCATGTAAATTTGAAGCTTCGCCTAATCGGAACAAGAGAAAAAGATGGTCGGAG AGATATTGTTGTTGAGACTCAAACTGGTACATTGAAGAGAATTAGTGAGTTGCACCCGTCATATCTCGCACTACAGTATCCGATTTTGTTTCCATACGGAGATGATGGCTACCGAATTGATATCCCTCACAGAGGTGTCATTGATGTTGTTAATAAGAAACGTCCAAATTGTACTATGAGAGAGTTCTTTGCTTATCGTATGCAGGATCGGATAAATCAGTTTTCGTTAATCTTGAATTCTAGGAGGTTATTCCAGCAGTTCTTGGTTGATGCTTATACTATGATAGAGAGTGAGAGACTTAGCTATATACGATATCAACAGAAAGATCTTAGGTCTGACACATATGAAAGCCTCCGTAAATTAAAAACACATGGTCAAGATGATATATCTAAGGCTGGAAAACGTATCTTCTTGCCATCTTCCTTTACTGGTGGAGCACgatatatgatgcaaaactaTTTAGACGCTATGGCTCTGTGTAAATGCTTTGGTTATCCGGATTTTTTTATAACCATAACATGCAATCCCAAATGGCCAGAAGTTCAACGCTTTCTCAAAGACACCAATCTCAGTCCGGAAGATAGGCCTGATATCCTTTCCAGATTGTTCAAAATTAAGCTTGATTCAATTTGCAAAGATTTAAAAAAGAATCATCTATTTGGCAAAGCTTCAGCAG TTGTTTACACAATCGAGTTTCAAAAACGTGGTTTGCCTCATGCCCATTTATGCTTATTCATGGAGCCTGAATCGAAATTACCTACGGTGGACCATGTTGATGGATTTATATGCGCAGAAATACCTGACAGAAATCAAGATCCAGAATTATTCATGCTTGTGAAAGAATATATGATACACGGTCCATGTGGTAATGCTAGGTTGAGTTCTCCATGTATGGTTGATAGGAAGTGTTCAAAAGGCTTTCCCAAAGACTTTCAAGATCATACTACACTAGATTCAAACGGGTTCCTTTATACAGAAGGAGAAACAATG GCCGCTTCGATAAAGTATTTGTTTAAATACATTAATAAAGGACCTGACCGAGCGACTATAGCCGTTGTTCAAAGCGATAATCAATCTGACGAACAAGTACAAGGCGAGATAAAAGAGTATTACGATTGTCGATATATATCAGCTTGCGAAGCATCTTGGAGGATATTTGCCAATGAAGTGCATTATAGACGACCTTCTGTTATGAGACTTCCGTTCCATCTACCTGGCCAACAACCTGTTGTTTTCGGTCCTGATGAGGATATTAACTATGTTCTAAACAAACCATCTGTTAAATCTTCAATGTTTCTCTCATGGATGGAACGTAATAAAGACCCAAATGACACATTGGCGCGTACACTTACATATGTTCAGTTTCCCAATTTTTATGTTTGGAAGCTTGATAAGCGAGTATGGGAACCTAGACAAAGGAAAACAGCTATTGGCAGGATTCATTCTGTACCTCCGTCACTTGGTGAAGCTTATTTTTTGAGAATTCTTCTTAACAAGGTCAGAGGACCAACATCGTTTGATGACATTAAAACAGTTAATGGTCATGTTTACGATACATATAGAGATGCTTGCTATGCGCTCGGTCTTTTGGATGATGACTCCGAGTATGTGGAGGCAATAAAGGAAGCAAGTTTATCAGGAAGCGCTTCATATATTCGTAATTTATTTTGTACCATGCTGTTATCCAGTAGTCTTTCTAGACCTGAGGTTGTTTGGGAAAGTTCATGGAAATACATGACAGACGATTTTTTATATAGACTTCAGAAATACCATCGAGTTACAG CGTTATCAATTCTGGAGCACCAACTGAAAAACTATGCTTTGTGCGAGATTGAGAAGTTTTTACTGCGAAATAATTCATCCTTGCGAAGATTTCAAACAATGCCATTTCCAGATATGTCGTCTTCAGGCAGTTCAGATAGTCGTTTGATATTCGAGGAGCGGGCGTATGATATAACACACCTTGGAAATCTCTACGATAGTCAGTTGACAATGTTAACTGATGAACAACGCTCTGTCTTTGAAGAAATTATGGCAGTAGTGAATG GTAAAACATTTCTATGGAAGACATTGTCCGCTGCAATTAGATCAAAAGGTCAAATCGTCTTAAATGTGGCTTCAAGTGGAATTGCATCGTTGTTGTTAGATGGTGGCAGGACTGCACATTCCAGGTTTCACATACCTTTGAATCTTACTGAAGACTCTGTATGTAATATAATACCAGAAAGTGACGTGTCTAAATTACTTCATGAGACGAAATTAATAATTTGGGATGAAGCACCTATGGTACACAAACATGCATTCAAAGCGCTGGATAGAACAATGAATGACGTTTTCAACATCGACCCATCTCTCAATTCAGACATCAGGTTTGGAGGTAAGGTAATTGTTTTTGGTGGCGATTTCAGACAAATATTACCTGTCGTTCCAAACGGTGGAAGACAAGAGATTGTTAATGCCTTCTTATGTTCGTCTTACTTGTGGAGTAAATGTAAATTGCTAAGATTAACAAGAAACGTGAGGTTAACCGTTGGAAGGTCGAcggaagaaattgaagaaataAACAGTTTTGCCAAATGGCTTTTGGATTTGGGTGAGGGTAATGTTGGTGGTCCAAATGATGGGGAAGCAACTATTCAAATACCACAAGATCTTCTTATTACTGATGAATCTGACCCAATTGCAAGTTTAATTGATTTTGTTTATCCATCAATCTtgcaaaacatcaacaaccataaTTATTTTAGTGAGCGCGCTATACTTGCACCGAAGAATGATG AAAGAGAGTATCTTAGCTCTGACAGTCTTTGTCCGACCGAAGATGTAAATGCTACACAACAAAGAATATACTCTCCGGATGTGCTCAATGGACTTAAAATTTCTGGCTTACCAAATCATAGGTTGGTGCTAAAAGTTGGTGTTCCAGTAATGTTATTACGAAATATTGACCAACGTAATGGTTTGTGCAACGGTACAAGGCTACAAGTAAAAAAGTTGTACAACCGTGTAATAGAAGCCGAGATAATATCTGGTGCAAATATTGGTACTTCTACATATATACCTCGAATTAATTTGATTCCTTCTGATAAAAAGATTCCTTTTGCTTTTCAAAGGAGGCAATTTCCACTTTCCGTATGTTTTGCGATGACAATAAACAAAAGTCAAGGCCAGTCGCTTTCGAGAGTTGGTTTGTACCTGAAACAACCCGTCTTCTCTCATGGTCAATTGTATGTTGCTTTATCAAGGGTGAAAACAAGAGATGGGGTCAAACTACTCATACTTGACAACAATGGAAAACCGACAGATAAAACAAGTAATGTTGTTTATAAAGAGATTTTCAACGAATTATAA
- the LOC110921797 gene encoding uncharacterized protein LOC110921797, with the protein MPQKLPTSLVHIKYLHLQGLSFAREIDLHSALLLVTSSPNIETIILEMQYNPNEAVSQTAMNLIDQQDYSYVVLNRLRVITITNFTNVKTGMDSVKLILAKSPMLKIVDIMIDKRVDIHGEVKMLKELLQYPRASTRAEIRFENP; encoded by the exons ATGCCGCAAAAGCTACCGACCTCACTCGTCCACATCAAATATCTTCATTTACAAGGACTGTCCTTTGCGAGAGAAATCGACTTACATTCCGCTCTTCTTTTGGTTACAAGCTCTCCAAATATAGAGACAATTATATTGGAG ATGCAATATAACCCAAACGAAGCTGTGTCACAAACTGCGATGAACCTTATTGATCAGCAAGACTACTCGTATGTTGTCTTGAATCGTTTGCGTGTAATAACTATAACGAACTTCACCAACGTGAAGACTGGAATGGATTCTGTGAAGCTTATTTTGGCCAAGTCACCAATGCTCAAGATAGTAGATATAATGATCGACAAACGGGTTGATATTCATGGTGAAGTAAAGATGCTAAAAGAATTGCTACAATATCCACGGGCATCCACTAGAGCAGAAATCAGATTCGAGAACCCGTAA
- the LOC118488939 gene encoding ABC transporter C family member 1-like yields MEDLLLAEERLLLPNPPLEPGLPAISIRNGSFSWDSKSDKPTLSSINLDIPTGSLVAIVGSTGEGKTSLVSAMLGELPPVSDAHVLRGTVAYVPQVSWIFNATVRDNILFGSPFEPAKYEKTLDGGDLTEIGERGVNISGGQKQRVSMARQPRLYTLIQMYMCLMTL; encoded by the exons ATGGAAGATCTACTTTTGGCCGAGGAGAGACTTCTTCTTCCAAATCCACCTCTTGAACCAGGACTTCCAGCTATCTCAATTAGGAATGGATCATTTTCATGGGATTCAAAG TCAGATAAACCTACACTGTCTAGTATAAATTTGGATATACCAACGGGCAGTCTGGTGGCAATTGTTGGAAGCACGGGAGAGGGAAAGACATCACTTGTATCTGCTATGCTTGGAGAACTTCCTCCAGTTAGTGATGCACATGTTTTGAGAGGAACAGTTGCTTATGTCCCACAAGTCTCATGGATTTTCAATGCAACT GTACGTGACAACATATTGTTTGGATCCCCCTTTGAACCTGCAAAGTATGAGAAGACACTAGAT GGCGGTGATCTTACTGAGATTGGTGAAAGAGGGGTGAATATTAGTGGAGGGCAAAAGCAAAGAGTTTCCATGGCTAGGCAGCCTAGGCTGTATACTCTAATTCAGATGTATATGTGTTTGATGACCCTTTGA